Proteins found in one Triticum urartu cultivar G1812 chromosome 4, Tu2.1, whole genome shotgun sequence genomic segment:
- the LOC125553433 gene encoding uncharacterized protein C6G9.01c, with translation MATKSQKKKKLSAPNPSIDAKKPKPQKPVEERETAVAGAAKKPKPKKQKEVSAKKPKEQKVGKEVSAKKTKKQKESNEIDEIFEATKKRKLQEEEEEESEGDKKPKKGKAEGAGKKKSKKETGGKGWEPGHDDEVEEKRPRRRTNDGLTIYSADELGFGKADAGGTALCPFDCDCCF, from the coding sequence ATGGCCACCAAGtcccaaaagaagaagaagcTCTCCGCCCCCAACCCCTCTATCGACGCCAAGAAGCCCAAACCCCAGAAACCCGTCGAGGAGCGAGAGACGGCGGTGGCGGGGGCGGCCAAGAAGCCGAAGCCGAAGAAGCAGAAGGAGGTCTCTGCCAAGAAGCCGAAGGAGCAGAAGGTGGGCAAGGAGGTCTCTGCCAAGAAGACGAAGAAGCAGAAGGAGAGCAACGAGATCGACGAGATCTTCGAGGCCACCAAGAAGCGCAAGctgcaggaggaggaggaggaggagtccgAGGGGGACAAGAAGCCCAAGAAGGGCAAGGCCGAGGGGGCTggcaagaagaagagcaagaaggAGACTGGGGGCAAAGGCTGGGAGCCCGGCCACGATGATGAGGTCGAGGAGAAGCGGCCGCGGCGGCGCACCAACGACGGCCTCACCATATACTCCGCCGACGAGCTCGGGTTCGGCAAGGCCGACGCCGGCGGCACGGCTCTCTGCCCCTTCGACTGTGACTGCTGCTTCTGA
- the LOC125550331 gene encoding uncharacterized protein LOC125550331, whose protein sequence is MAHQIPKVAHTLVEIAEVARYAYEHRSGHAPDHDGATALAADGEEAARLRAENAVLRARLADDLALLRELQGAPFVSQECPPDLHNRLVASVNNAGFLAHLEKVRDEPLHQHTKLSIGGVTEVDIGDIPYTKDEGKTGSWLLVSCDTAGGNLEEISGIDDENYVMVNEDDIVDAIATFVARCILEDPKSKSLSSKELQKAVATALSSMTDRKKWISFWEAGKVIYILATWGITIAGLYRSRAVLKMAAKGAVVSTKFIMKAL, encoded by the exons ATGGCGCACCAGATCCCCAAGGTCGCCCACACCCTCGTCGAGATCGCCGAGGTCGCGCGCTACGCCTACGAGCACCGCTCCGGCCACGCCCCGGACCACGACGGCGCCACGGCGCTGGCCGCCGACGGGGAGGAGGCCGCGCGGCTGCGGGCGGAGAACGCCGTCCTCCGCGCCCGCCTCGCGGACGACCTCGCCCTCCTCCGCGAGCTTCAGGGCGCGCCCTTTGTTTCCCAGGAGTGCCCTCCCGAC TTGCATAATCGTCTTGTAGCATCAGTCAACAATGCTGGCTTCCTTGCTCATCTTGAGAAAGTACGAGATGAGCCGCTGCATCAACATACCAAACTATCTATTGGCGGTGTGACAG AGGTGGATATTGGAGATATTCCTTACACAAAAGATGAGGGGAAGACTGGGTCATGGCTCTTGGTTTCCTGTGATACTGCTGGGGGCAATCTGGAGGAAATTAGTGGAATTGATGACGAAAATTATGTGATGGTTAATGAAGATGACATCGTCGATGCTATTGCTACCTTTGTTGCTAGGTGCATTCTTGAAGATCCAAAGTCCAAG TCATTATCATCGAAAGAGCTGCAAAAGG CTGTTGCAACGGCATTGAGCAGCATGACAGACCGGAAGAAATGGATAAGTTTCTGGGAGGCTGGAAAGGTGATCTACATACTGGCAACTTGGGGGATCACAATAGCAGG GCTGTACAGGAGTCGTGCAGTCCTGAAAATGGCAGCCAAAGGAGCTGTCGTCTCCACCAAATTTATCATGAAGGCATTGTGA